In the Salinirubrum litoreum genome, one interval contains:
- a CDS encoding acetyl-CoA carboxylase biotin carboxylase subunit: MFSKVLVANRGEIAVRVMRACEELGVRTVAVYSEADKHAGHVRYADEAYNVGPARAADSYLDQEAILDAARKADADAIHPGYGFLAENASFARNVQNSEFVWIGPPADAMERLGEKTKARSAMQSADVPVVPGTTDPVEDPEEVKAIAEEYGYPVAIKAEGGGGGRGLKVVESEADVEEQLATAQREGEAYFDNASVYVEKYLEAPRHIEVQILADEHDNVRHLGERDCSLQRRHQKVIEEAPSPALTDDLREEIGEAARRGVGEAGYTNAGTVEFLVEDGNFYFMEVNTRIQVEHTVTEQVTGIDIVKWQLRVAAGEELTFEQDDVEIDGHAVEYRINAENAANNFAPAPGGKLQTYDPPGGIGVRMDDALRQGDDLVTDYDSMIAKLIVTASDREECLARSERALAEFDVEGFHTIIPFHRLMLTDETFIAGEHTTKYLDEELDPARIEQAVEEWGPGETDEDDEDEAVTEREFTVEVNGKRFEVNLEERGAVPLPTGGAGGSGGGSGGGSSGRQRPPQATSGDDGGTDGGAVAADGETVEAEMQGTILSVEVAEGDEVAAGDVLCVLEAMKMENDVVAERGGTVSQVLVGEGESVDMGDVLVVLE, encoded by the coding sequence ATGTTCAGTAAGGTTCTCGTCGCCAACCGAGGAGAGATCGCAGTGCGCGTCATGCGCGCCTGCGAGGAACTCGGCGTACGCACGGTCGCCGTCTACAGCGAGGCCGACAAACACGCCGGTCACGTCCGGTACGCCGACGAAGCCTACAACGTCGGCCCGGCGCGTGCGGCCGACTCCTACCTCGATCAGGAGGCCATCCTGGACGCCGCGCGGAAGGCCGACGCCGACGCCATCCACCCCGGCTACGGCTTCTTGGCGGAGAACGCCTCCTTCGCGCGCAACGTCCAGAACAGCGAGTTCGTCTGGATCGGCCCGCCGGCCGACGCGATGGAACGACTCGGCGAGAAGACGAAGGCGCGCTCCGCGATGCAGTCGGCAGACGTGCCGGTCGTCCCCGGGACCACCGACCCCGTCGAGGACCCCGAGGAGGTGAAGGCCATCGCCGAGGAGTACGGCTACCCCGTGGCGATCAAAGCCGAAGGCGGCGGTGGCGGTCGCGGCCTGAAGGTGGTCGAGAGCGAAGCCGACGTGGAGGAGCAACTGGCGACCGCCCAGCGCGAGGGCGAGGCCTACTTCGACAACGCCTCCGTCTACGTCGAGAAGTATCTCGAAGCGCCACGCCACATCGAGGTTCAGATTCTCGCGGACGAACACGACAACGTCCGCCACCTCGGCGAGCGCGACTGCTCGCTCCAGCGCCGCCACCAGAAGGTCATCGAGGAGGCTCCCAGTCCGGCGCTCACGGACGACCTGCGCGAGGAGATCGGCGAGGCCGCCCGCCGGGGCGTCGGCGAGGCGGGGTACACCAACGCCGGGACCGTGGAGTTCCTCGTGGAGGACGGGAACTTCTACTTCATGGAGGTGAACACCCGGATCCAGGTCGAACACACGGTCACCGAGCAGGTCACGGGGATCGACATCGTGAAGTGGCAGCTCAGAGTCGCGGCCGGGGAGGAACTCACCTTCGAACAGGACGACGTGGAGATCGACGGCCACGCGGTCGAGTACCGGATCAACGCCGAGAACGCCGCGAACAACTTCGCGCCGGCGCCGGGTGGGAAACTGCAGACGTACGACCCGCCCGGTGGGATCGGCGTCCGGATGGACGACGCCCTCAGACAGGGGGACGATCTGGTGACCGACTACGACTCGATGATCGCGAAACTGATCGTGACGGCGTCGGACCGCGAGGAGTGTCTCGCCAGATCGGAGCGTGCCCTCGCGGAGTTCGACGTCGAAGGGTTCCACACGATCATCCCCTTCCACCGCCTGATGCTGACCGACGAGACGTTCATCGCCGGCGAGCACACGACGAAGTACCTCGACGAGGAACTCGACCCCGCACGCATCGAACAGGCCGTCGAGGAGTGGGGGCCGGGCGAGACCGACGAGGACGACGAGGACGAGGCGGTCACCGAACGCGAGTTCACCGTCGAGGTGAACGGCAAACGGTTCGAGGTCAACCTCGAAGAGCGCGGTGCGGTCCCGCTCCCGACCGGCGGTGCTGGCGGCAGTGGCGGCGGGTCGGGCGGTGGCTCGTCCGGTCGCCAGCGACCCCCGCAAGCGACGAGCGGCGACGACGGCGGGACCGACGGCGGCGCGGTGGCGGCCGACGGCGAGACCGTCGAAGCCGAGATGCAGGGGACCATCCTCTCGGTCGAGGTCGCCGAGGGCGACGAGGTCGCCGCCGGCGACGTGCTCTGTGTGCTGGAGGCGATGAAGATGGAGAACGACGTCGTCGCGGAACGCGGCGGCACCGTCTCACAGGTGCTCGTCGGCGAGGGCGAGAGCGTAGACATGGGCGACGTGCTGGTCGTCTTGGAGTGA
- a CDS encoding PspA/IM30 family protein — protein MGILDRTSDLFGAKMNSLLDRLEDPDEQLDYTYERLQDELSKVESALTDLVTEKKRLEARRDDVESRVADRNEQAREAVAAGRDDLAREALRRKRAEMQDLDDLEADIDELESAQQTLLERRDDLERRIERFRTEREQLKARRKAAEADLTVSETMADTGEDGGLSEADTAIGDVADRTAELEARTAALEELDEQDALGRTGVFGDEDDIEAELDRIQTDDEIESELALLRDELGETTDDTESAGAGATGEADDAGDEESGDSA, from the coding sequence CGCTCCTCGACAGACTCGAGGACCCCGACGAGCAGTTGGACTACACCTACGAGCGACTGCAGGACGAACTCTCAAAGGTCGAGTCGGCACTGACAGACCTCGTGACCGAGAAGAAGCGACTGGAAGCACGCCGGGACGACGTGGAATCGCGCGTCGCCGACCGAAACGAGCAGGCCAGAGAGGCGGTCGCCGCCGGCCGGGACGACCTCGCGCGTGAGGCACTCCGCCGGAAGCGAGCCGAGATGCAGGACCTGGACGACCTGGAGGCCGACATCGACGAACTGGAGTCGGCCCAGCAGACGCTCCTCGAACGCCGGGACGACCTCGAACGCCGGATCGAACGCTTCCGCACCGAACGCGAGCAACTGAAGGCGCGCCGGAAGGCGGCCGAAGCCGATCTCACCGTCTCGGAGACGATGGCCGACACCGGCGAGGACGGCGGTCTCTCGGAGGCCGACACCGCGATCGGCGACGTGGCCGACCGAACCGCGGAACTGGAGGCCCGGACTGCCGCCCTCGAAGAACTCGACGAGCAGGACGCACTGGGTCGGACGGGCGTCTTCGGCGACGAGGACGACATCGAGGCGGAACTCGACCGCATCCAGACCGACGACGAGATCGAGTCCGAACTGGCCCTCCTCCGGGACGAACTCGGCGAGACCACGGACGACACCGAATCCGCCGGCGCTGGCGCGACTGGGGAGGCAGACGACGCCGGCGACGAGGAGTCGGGCGACTCGGCGTAA
- a CDS encoding biotin--[acetyl-CoA-carboxylase] ligase yields MTETRRALLDALAAGPVAGPAFAEAHGVSRAAVWKWIDRFREDGFDVESTDEGYVVRSVPAFGGSAVEFGLDAPYRVEYHDSIGSTNDRARELAASADRDEVVVLADEQTGSRGRLDREWTAPSGGIWASLLLAPERPPAHVPLFTLAAAVATTSACREAGVDARIKWPNDVLVPGSTVDDATAGTGRESAGERGRGGAKLAGILTEMEGEADRVSWLVVGIGVNANVARESLPVGATSLRAETGDVDRRVFVQRLLERFHELREAPESVLPAWREYSATLGRRVRVETPGGVVEGEAVDVTFPGALIVRTPDGERTVHAGDCEHLRTAE; encoded by the coding sequence ATGACCGAGACACGGCGGGCACTGCTCGACGCGTTGGCGGCGGGGCCGGTCGCCGGGCCGGCCTTCGCCGAGGCACACGGCGTCTCACGTGCGGCCGTCTGGAAGTGGATCGACCGTTTCCGCGAGGACGGGTTCGACGTCGAGAGCACCGACGAGGGGTACGTGGTACGGTCGGTGCCGGCGTTCGGCGGGTCGGCCGTCGAGTTCGGACTCGACGCGCCGTACCGCGTCGAGTACCACGACAGCATCGGCAGTACGAACGACCGCGCCCGCGAACTCGCCGCCTCGGCCGACCGCGACGAAGTCGTCGTCCTCGCGGACGAACAGACCGGCAGTCGGGGTCGACTCGACAGGGAGTGGACCGCGCCGTCCGGTGGAATCTGGGCCAGTCTCCTGCTCGCCCCCGAGCGTCCACCGGCACACGTCCCACTGTTCACGCTCGCCGCCGCGGTCGCGACCACGAGCGCCTGCCGCGAGGCGGGTGTCGACGCCCGGATCAAGTGGCCGAACGACGTGCTGGTTCCCGGGTCCACCGTCGACGACGCGACGGCAGGGACCGGCCGGGAGAGCGCGGGCGAACGCGGACGCGGCGGAGCGAAACTGGCGGGGATCCTGACCGAGATGGAAGGCGAGGCGGACCGCGTCTCGTGGCTCGTCGTCGGGATCGGCGTGAACGCGAACGTGGCTCGCGAGTCCCTCCCGGTAGGGGCGACGAGCCTCCGCGCCGAGACCGGCGACGTCGACCGCCGGGTGTTCGTCCAGCGACTGCTGGAGCGGTTCCACGAGTTGCGCGAAGCCCCCGAGTCGGTGCTGCCGGCGTGGCGCGAGTACAGTGCCACACTCGGCCGACGCGTACGTGTCGAGACACCCGGTGGCGTCGTAGAGGGGGAGGCGGTGGACGTGACCTTCCCCGGCGCGCTGATCGTTCGGACCCCGGACGGCGAGCGCACCGTCCACGCCGGCGACTGTGAACACCTCCGGACCGCGGAGTAG